A single window of Candidatus Methanoperedens sp. DNA harbors:
- a CDS encoding DUF4255 domain-containing protein gives MADNTAIKDVGNTLISLLIDNMKDLPDGSIVLGSPGEIKSDTRISLFLYRIQDNIHLKNQEMQQAGPKTMRFPPLALDLSYMLTAHPSQENTEKTLEAHLLLGRAMQVFYDNAILSGSVLKGSLKSGNEELRITIENLNIDDMTKIWSTFQGKPFKPTACYLVSPVRIGSQHEISIQRVVSKETGYNEMVLKRRHE, from the coding sequence ATGGCAGACAATACAGCGATTAAAGACGTGGGGAATACCTTAATAAGCTTATTAATTGACAATATGAAAGATCTACCTGATGGTTCTATTGTGCTGGGCTCTCCGGGTGAGATCAAGAGCGACACCAGGATATCCCTGTTCCTGTACAGGATCCAGGATAATATTCATTTGAAGAACCAGGAAATGCAGCAGGCAGGACCAAAAACCATGAGATTCCCGCCTCTTGCCCTTGACCTGTCCTATATGTTGACTGCGCACCCTTCCCAGGAAAATACCGAGAAAACACTGGAGGCACATTTGTTACTGGGCAGGGCAATGCAGGTTTTTTATGATAATGCCATCCTTTCCGGTTCAGTTTTAAAAGGCAGCCTGAAATCCGGGAATGAAGAACTGCGCATTACAATTGAGAATTTAAACATCGATGATATGACCAAAATATGGAGCACTTTCCAGGGCAAACCTTTCAAGCCCACAGCATGTTATCTTGTATCACCTGTCAGGATAGGCTCTCAACATGAAATAAGCATACAGAGGGTAGTTTCAAAGGAAACCGGATATAATGAAATGGTTTTAAAAAGGAGACATGAATAA
- a CDS encoding ATP-binding protein yields the protein MIIFPVKHMNVYETNIEYLLDELKRIDLLLHKSLDKSRSESNYGIDDFRGLFISEDEVNSILQTPVHQKKTDESTDHWTEKIETITKEIIAKKNESIKQNKKLLLPALSKIFHLSPFEENVLLICLAPELDLRYEKLYSYLQNDVTKKRPTVDLIIRLLYSSIRDRIRAREYFSNSSTLLSNRLIYFSNEDSSQLLLSRSVRTDDKIIDFLLGTNEIDHRIKRHSFLVKPRRTLSELILADEITRPIAGLVKKYSNKNPPVLYFRGPYGTGKKMAAEAISKELGVSLFVVDSKTLLKNESFEIREIIIREALLQDSLLYLEDFDSLFSDENAGNAAKYIIRELDRYPGWIILSGEADIELGSILKDRGFISFGFKMPSYLHRKELWKSLMNGNISNDVDIGALAGKFNFSGGLIKDAITASQNISIAKNKGSKLSTEDLFEGCRAQSNKKLISFARKIESTNTWDDIFLPDDTKKQLNEVCGYIKYKGTIYAEWGFDKKLSLGKGLNVLFSGPSGTGKTMVAGIIANEVKLDLYKIDLSNVVSKYIGETEKNLSRIFKEAETTNAIIFFDEADALFGKRSEVRDSHDRYANIEINYLLQKMEEYEGIVILASNFSNNIDEAFLRRLHFKINFPSPDEKLREKIWRNIFPGKTPLADNIDYSFLSMFKITGGNMKNIALSAAFLAADDCGVIKMEHIIKGTQREFQKIGKLCTKEDFGEYYKILT from the coding sequence ATGATAATTTTCCCGGTGAAGCATATGAATGTTTATGAAACTAACATCGAGTATCTTCTTGATGAGCTTAAAAGAATTGACCTTTTATTACATAAAAGCCTTGATAAATCTAGGTCAGAAAGCAACTATGGGATAGATGATTTTCGTGGTTTGTTCATTTCGGAAGATGAAGTAAATTCAATTCTTCAAACCCCAGTCCATCAAAAAAAGACTGATGAAAGCACAGATCACTGGACCGAAAAAATAGAAACAATAACAAAGGAAATAATTGCCAAGAAAAATGAGAGCATAAAACAAAATAAGAAATTGCTTCTTCCTGCTTTATCAAAAATATTTCATCTTTCACCCTTTGAGGAGAATGTGCTCCTTATATGTCTTGCCCCGGAACTTGATCTGCGATATGAGAAGCTTTATTCCTACCTTCAAAACGATGTTACTAAAAAGCGCCCGACAGTGGATCTTATTATCAGGCTCCTGTATTCTTCGATCAGAGACAGGATCAGGGCAAGAGAATATTTTTCAAACAGTTCAACACTTTTGAGTAACAGGTTAATCTATTTCTCAAATGAAGACAGCTCACAGTTACTATTATCCAGATCCGTAAGGACAGACGATAAAATAATCGACTTTCTCCTGGGTACAAACGAGATCGACCACAGGATAAAGCGCCACTCATTCCTGGTAAAACCCAGGAGGACTTTGAGTGAACTGATACTTGCAGATGAGATAACCCGGCCAATAGCCGGACTGGTAAAAAAATATTCTAATAAAAATCCTCCGGTATTATATTTCCGGGGACCTTACGGTACAGGAAAAAAGATGGCTGCTGAGGCAATTTCAAAGGAACTTGGCGTGTCTTTGTTCGTGGTTGATTCAAAAACACTTTTAAAAAATGAATCGTTCGAAATCCGGGAAATAATCATTCGTGAAGCGCTTTTGCAGGATTCGCTGTTGTATCTTGAAGATTTTGATTCATTATTTAGCGATGAAAATGCAGGAAATGCGGCTAAATATATTATCCGGGAATTAGACCGGTATCCTGGCTGGATAATATTATCCGGAGAAGCTGACATTGAACTGGGCAGCATATTGAAAGACCGTGGATTTATAAGCTTTGGATTTAAGATGCCTTCTTATTTGCATCGCAAAGAGTTATGGAAATCATTAATGAATGGGAATATTTCGAATGATGTTGATATTGGCGCTCTTGCAGGCAAGTTCAACTTTAGCGGCGGCCTGATAAAAGATGCAATAACAGCGTCACAGAATATTTCAATAGCAAAAAACAAAGGTTCAAAACTCTCAACAGAAGACCTTTTTGAAGGCTGCAGGGCACAATCCAATAAGAAGCTCATATCATTTGCCAGGAAGATCGAGTCTACCAATACTTGGGATGATATTTTTCTTCCTGATGATACGAAGAAGCAATTAAATGAAGTGTGCGGTTATATAAAATATAAAGGAACAATATATGCAGAATGGGGATTTGATAAAAAATTATCCCTCGGAAAAGGATTGAATGTCCTTTTTTCCGGTCCGTCCGGAACTGGTAAAACCATGGTGGCAGGCATTATTGCCAATGAAGTTAAACTTGATCTTTATAAAATTGACCTCTCAAATGTAGTAAGTAAGTATATAGGTGAAACCGAAAAGAATCTTAGCAGGATCTTCAAAGAGGCAGAAACAACCAATGCTATCATCTTCTTTGATGAGGCTGATGCCCTTTTCGGGAAGAGGTCGGAAGTCAGGGATTCACACGACAGGTATGCAAACATCGAGATAAATTATCTCCTGCAGAAAATGGAAGAATATGAAGGGATAGTGATCCTGGCTTCGAATTTCAGCAATAATATAGATGAGGCGTTCCTGCGCAGGTTGCACTTCAAAATTAATTTCCCATCTCCCGATGAGAAACTGAGAGAAAAGATATGGAGGAATATTTTCCCCGGAAAGACACCGCTGGCAGATAATATTGATTACAGCTTCCTGTCCATGTTCAAGATCACAGGCGGGAATATGAAAAATATTGCGCTCTCAGCGGCTTTCCTTGCAGCAGATGATTGTGGTGTCATAAAGATGGAACATATCATAAAGGGAACACAAAGGGAATTCCAGAAAATAGGAAAGCTGTGCACAAAGGAAGATTTCGGGGAATATTATAAGATATTAACTTAA
- a CDS encoding phage tail sheath family protein encodes MPEYLTPGVYVEEFEIGAKPIEGVSTSTAGFLGITERGPTTPQLVTNWLQFQRMYGSYIAGSYLPYAVDGFFMNGGQRCFIGRVAANDAAKASLKLTSAGANALTIDAIGEGEWGKRIVVKVGTGTDNTAAKPLFKLSVFYWKDAVPSTLFDPETDKKSKPQPAQVEFYDNLSIDHASPDHYDKKINGISSLITISSQAGDSGNLPNGPVAVTPLGGTDLDGTALGIDDYLRDSNEDNIPGSRKGLTAFKEIDEISIVYSPDANSVSGLVSALISHCEELKDRFAIIDTDDGSSNVGNIKPRDNFDTKYAAFYYPWIKVIDPLTSKSKLIPPGGHMAGIYARSDVERGVHKAPANEVVRGAMDIEFQITKGEQGILNPRGVNVIRAFPGRGIRIWGARTLSSDALWKYINVRRLFIFVEESIEEGTQWVVFEPNDEKLWARIRATITQFLTRVWRDGALMGTKPEEAFFVKCDRTTMTQDDIDNGRLICIIGIAPVKPAEFVIFRIAQWAGGSSATE; translated from the coding sequence ATGCCAGAATATTTAACACCGGGTGTATATGTAGAAGAATTTGAGATAGGAGCAAAACCGATAGAAGGGGTCAGCACAAGTACAGCTGGATTCCTCGGGATAACCGAACGCGGACCCACCACTCCCCAACTGGTCACAAATTGGCTCCAATTCCAGAGAATGTATGGAAGCTATATCGCAGGTTCATATCTACCCTATGCCGTAGATGGTTTTTTTATGAACGGGGGCCAGCGATGCTTTATAGGGAGAGTGGCTGCAAATGATGCCGCAAAAGCATCCCTTAAACTTACCAGCGCAGGCGCAAATGCGCTGACAATAGATGCGATCGGGGAAGGCGAGTGGGGAAAAAGGATAGTTGTCAAAGTGGGAACAGGAACAGATAATACGGCAGCAAAACCATTGTTCAAACTTTCTGTATTCTACTGGAAAGATGCGGTCCCATCGACTTTGTTCGATCCGGAAACAGATAAAAAATCAAAGCCTCAGCCTGCACAGGTCGAATTTTATGACAACCTGTCAATAGATCATGCTTCGCCTGACCACTATGATAAAAAGATTAACGGGATATCCAGTTTGATTACCATTTCCAGCCAGGCTGGTGATTCCGGGAATTTGCCAAATGGCCCGGTTGCGGTAACACCCCTGGGAGGAACTGATCTTGATGGGACTGCCCTGGGTATAGATGATTATTTGCGCGACTCGAATGAAGATAATATTCCTGGCAGCAGAAAAGGATTAACGGCTTTTAAAGAGATAGATGAAATTTCCATTGTTTATTCTCCCGATGCAAATTCGGTATCAGGTCTTGTTTCGGCTCTCATAAGCCACTGTGAAGAACTGAAGGATCGTTTCGCTATCATAGATACTGATGACGGGAGCAGTAATGTAGGTAATATTAAGCCCCGTGATAATTTTGACACAAAATATGCTGCGTTCTATTATCCATGGATAAAGGTCATTGATCCCCTGACTAGTAAGAGTAAGTTAATCCCGCCAGGAGGTCACATGGCAGGGATATATGCCCGCAGCGATGTTGAACGCGGCGTACATAAAGCCCCGGCAAATGAAGTGGTTCGCGGGGCAATGGATATTGAGTTCCAGATAACAAAAGGAGAACAGGGTATCCTTAATCCCCGCGGGGTAAATGTGATTCGTGCATTTCCGGGAAGAGGGATACGCATATGGGGAGCGCGGACACTATCAAGCGATGCTCTCTGGAAGTATATAAATGTCCGGCGCCTGTTCATCTTTGTAGAGGAATCCATAGAAGAAGGCACACAGTGGGTAGTATTTGAACCCAATGACGAAAAACTCTGGGCAAGGATCAGGGCAACAATAACCCAGTTCCTCACACGCGTATGGAGAGATGGCGCACTCATGGGAACAAAACCTGAAGAAGCGTTCTTTGTCAAATGCGACAGGACTACCATGACGCAGGACGATATAGATAACGGAAGACTGATCTGCATTATCGGCATCGCTCCTGTCAAGCCCGCAGAGTTCGTAATATTCCGTATCGCTCAATGGGCTGGAGGCTCTTCTGCTACTGAGTAA
- a CDS encoding phage tail protein: MATGDRKDPYRQFRFRVEIDGISQAGFSECTFADTTTDPVEYREGNEPPRFRKLSGLTKYGNITLKWGITDSMDLYQWRQRVIDAGAEKERKNISITLIDEAGSDKSRWDIESAWPSKYDPPDFSGKGNEVAIETLEIVHEGFKRVK; the protein is encoded by the coding sequence ATGGCTACTGGAGATAGGAAAGATCCGTACAGGCAGTTCAGGTTCCGTGTTGAGATAGATGGAATTTCACAGGCAGGTTTTAGCGAATGTACTTTTGCTGACACAACAACAGATCCTGTTGAATACCGTGAAGGAAATGAGCCCCCGCGATTCCGGAAACTGTCGGGATTAACAAAATACGGGAACATCACCCTCAAATGGGGTATTACTGATTCGATGGACCTGTATCAATGGAGACAGAGAGTTATAGACGCAGGGGCGGAAAAAGAACGGAAAAACATATCCATAACCCTGATAGATGAAGCAGGGTCAGATAAATCCCGGTGGGATATCGAGTCTGCATGGCCAAGCAAATATGATCCGCCTGATTTCAGCGGGAAGGGAAATGAAGTTGCGATAGAAACCCTTGAAATAGTCCACGAAGGATTTAAACGGGTCAAATGA
- a CDS encoding phage tail assembly protein, whose product MMAFQTEFEFTLPKGYVDEDGNLHKKGIMRLATAADEILPLKDARVQTNPAYLTVILFSRVITKLGDIKAINTKVIENLFASDLSYLQDFYRRINENGSGKIKTECPKCQHQFEFEVESRGE is encoded by the coding sequence ATTATGGCGTTTCAGACAGAATTTGAGTTCACCTTACCGAAAGGGTATGTAGATGAGGATGGGAATCTCCATAAGAAAGGCATTATGCGTCTTGCAACCGCCGCTGATGAGATCCTTCCTTTAAAGGATGCAAGAGTGCAGACAAACCCGGCTTATCTGACTGTGATATTATTTTCAAGAGTTATCACAAAGCTGGGAGATATAAAGGCAATAAATACAAAGGTGATCGAGAACCTGTTTGCATCAGATTTATCTTACCTGCAGGATTTCTACAGGCGTATCAATGAAAACGGATCAGGTAAAATAAAAACAGAATGCCCCAAATGCCAGCA